From Hartmannibacter diazotrophicus, a single genomic window includes:
- a CDS encoding DUF1254 domain-containing protein, producing MSVARALAIAILLAGVIHIIAILALPSLAPATAYARLATLAPDGGPVILARKGPLAPDLDPSFVHALCPFDASNGPVAIRGRMPGSFWFLSLVDQSGRPSESLSSRTMDLGDIDLVIAGEGEIDRLRSAETPPVAGRLYLTPATAKGIILFRAFAESDREREQARLALQGLSCGQPT from the coding sequence ATGTCGGTTGCACGAGCGCTGGCGATTGCGATCCTGCTCGCGGGCGTCATCCACATCATCGCCATTCTCGCGTTGCCGAGTCTCGCGCCCGCGACGGCCTATGCACGCCTTGCCACGCTTGCTCCGGACGGAGGCCCTGTCATTCTCGCCCGGAAGGGGCCGCTCGCGCCGGATCTCGATCCGTCCTTCGTTCATGCCCTCTGCCCGTTCGACGCCTCGAACGGACCTGTCGCCATTCGTGGACGCATGCCGGGCAGTTTTTGGTTCCTGTCGTTGGTCGACCAGTCCGGCCGTCCGTCGGAAAGCCTCTCGTCACGGACGATGGATCTCGGCGACATCGATCTCGTGATCGCCGGCGAAGGGGAGATCGATCGTCTTCGCTCCGCGGAAACGCCCCCGGTCGCTGGCAGGCTCTATCTGACACCGGCAACCGCGAAGGGCATCATCCTCTTCCGCGCCTTCGCCGAGAGCGACCGGGAGCGCGAGCAGGCTCGCCTTGCCCTTCAAGGGCTTTCCTGCGGACAGCCGACCTGA
- a CDS encoding DUF1214 domain-containing protein codes for MQLVASTLVIASVSAVLGLGSIVVVLDPEAMDTGRDGDAWTALPSVGPDNGNPYVDARLARNGRLAMPAGVGAVFVSRGDGADRRYKPQCHYRVTGQLETIDLWTLTLTDAANPQAEAPPPPGTAPSLPVTSRMAFDSRNVLRQPDGRFSIVFGPAVRPGNFLSAEGMEAPVLTLRLYDADIADAIAGDPASSPLALPTIEPEEC; via the coding sequence TTGCAACTCGTCGCATCCACGCTCGTCATCGCCTCCGTCTCGGCCGTCCTCGGCCTCGGGTCGATTGTCGTCGTGCTCGATCCGGAGGCGATGGACACCGGAAGAGACGGGGACGCGTGGACGGCCCTGCCCTCGGTAGGCCCCGACAACGGCAACCCTTACGTCGACGCACGGCTCGCCCGGAATGGACGCCTCGCCATGCCGGCCGGCGTCGGCGCGGTTTTCGTCTCGCGCGGAGATGGCGCGGACCGCCGCTACAAACCGCAATGCCACTACCGGGTCACGGGCCAGCTCGAAACGATCGACCTCTGGACGCTGACGCTCACCGATGCGGCCAATCCCCAGGCGGAGGCGCCCCCTCCCCCCGGCACGGCCCCCTCCCTGCCCGTCACGAGCCGGATGGCCTTCGACAGCCGCAACGTCCTGCGCCAGCCGGACGGACGCTTTTCCATCGTCTTCGGCCCGGCGGTCAGGCCCGGAAACTTCCTCTCCGCAGAAGGCATGGAGGCGCCGGTGCTGACACTGAGGCTCTATGATGCGGACATCGCCGACGCCATCGCCGGCGATCCCGCCTCCTCGCCCCTGGCCCTGCCGACCATCGAGCCGGAGGAGTGCTGA
- a CDS encoding transglycosylase domain-containing protein, with protein sequence MTNPETAGKRKSLSRRLLAIDAWIDTSAWRIGQAIRRALSAYSEFLGRFRVTGASRGLNEFWSEAATLGTAGAVVLLAFAQPAMQATNGDYLAKSDYAVTFLDRQGREIGRRGLFLDDSVPLDDFPDALVKATLATEDRRFFDHYGIDAIGTLRALTENLRANGVVQGGSSITQQLAKNLFLSNERSLQRKIKEAYLALWLEANLSKREILKLYLDRAYMGGGTYGVTAAARFYFDKPVTDLTLAESAMLAGLYKAPTKYAPHVDLAAARARANQVLSNLVDAGFMTEGEVAGARRRPAGVAAANQQAAPDWFLDWAFEEVKRIGPTDSHTLVVRTTLDAKVQKAAEEAVATNLRQHGAEYNVTEVATVVQDPEGAVRAMVGGRDYGVSQFNRAVDALRQPGSAFKPFVYATAFLNGYHASSVINDAPLTIGNWSPRNYGRSYAGAVTLKTALTRSINTVPVRLAQAIGRDKIVKLTHRLGVRSDLRITRSLPLGTSEVSVLDMTGAYATFATGGIATAPYAIDEIATSDGKILYRHDRDAQPPRRVLPAAVAAELNDSLANVVAHGTARRAIIEGVPAAGKTGTTQSYRDAWFVGFTGNYVATVWYGNDDFSSTKRMTGGSLPAQTWHDIMAPIHAGLQPRPIPGVDGASDMPDAIAGLQPVQSASPLVELRTDRLSAGGLTVIADIGQLMDARRQTLVAGGGLTPLQPPPDGLAKEDAVGGPFLPIDPPDGGTRSSTARIITLQP encoded by the coding sequence GTGACAAACCCAGAAACGGCAGGCAAGCGAAAGAGCCTCTCGCGAAGGCTCCTTGCGATCGACGCGTGGATCGACACGAGCGCCTGGCGCATCGGTCAGGCGATCCGGCGCGCGCTTTCCGCCTATTCGGAGTTTCTCGGCCGTTTTCGCGTGACGGGCGCCAGCCGGGGGCTCAATGAGTTCTGGTCGGAAGCGGCAACTCTCGGCACCGCCGGCGCCGTCGTCCTGCTCGCCTTCGCCCAGCCCGCCATGCAGGCGACCAACGGCGACTATCTCGCCAAGAGCGACTATGCCGTCACCTTCCTCGACCGGCAGGGACGCGAGATCGGGCGTCGGGGCCTCTTCCTTGACGACAGCGTGCCGCTTGACGACTTCCCCGACGCGTTGGTCAAGGCGACGCTTGCCACCGAGGACCGCCGCTTCTTCGATCACTATGGCATCGACGCCATCGGCACCCTGCGCGCCCTCACGGAAAATCTGCGCGCCAACGGCGTCGTCCAGGGCGGTTCGTCGATCACACAGCAGTTGGCCAAGAATCTCTTTCTCTCCAACGAGCGCTCCCTGCAGCGCAAGATCAAGGAAGCCTATCTGGCGCTCTGGCTGGAGGCGAACCTTTCCAAGCGCGAGATCCTGAAGCTCTATCTCGACCGCGCCTACATGGGCGGCGGCACCTATGGCGTCACGGCTGCGGCGCGGTTCTATTTCGACAAGCCGGTAACGGACCTGACGCTCGCCGAATCCGCCATGCTCGCCGGCCTCTACAAGGCCCCGACGAAATACGCCCCGCATGTGGACCTTGCCGCCGCGCGGGCGCGCGCCAACCAGGTGCTCTCCAATCTCGTCGACGCCGGCTTCATGACGGAGGGCGAGGTTGCCGGCGCCCGGCGGCGCCCCGCCGGTGTCGCGGCCGCCAACCAGCAGGCAGCGCCGGACTGGTTCCTCGACTGGGCTTTCGAGGAGGTCAAGCGCATCGGCCCGACGGACAGCCATACGCTCGTCGTGCGCACCACGCTCGATGCGAAGGTCCAGAAGGCCGCCGAGGAGGCCGTGGCCACCAATCTGCGCCAGCATGGCGCCGAATATAACGTCACGGAAGTCGCCACCGTGGTCCAGGATCCGGAAGGTGCCGTCCGCGCCATGGTCGGCGGGCGCGACTACGGCGTCAGCCAGTTCAACCGCGCCGTCGATGCCCTGCGCCAGCCCGGCTCGGCCTTCAAGCCCTTCGTCTATGCGACGGCCTTCCTCAACGGCTATCACGCCTCCAGCGTCATCAACGACGCACCGCTGACGATCGGCAACTGGAGCCCGCGCAACTACGGGCGCAGCTATGCGGGCGCGGTGACCTTGAAGACGGCCCTCACCCGGTCGATCAACACGGTGCCCGTGCGCCTTGCCCAGGCGATCGGCCGCGACAAGATCGTCAAGCTCACGCATCGCCTCGGTGTCCGCTCGGATCTGAGGATCACGCGATCCCTGCCGCTCGGGACATCCGAGGTCAGCGTTCTCGACATGACGGGGGCCTACGCGACCTTCGCCACCGGCGGCATCGCCACCGCGCCCTATGCGATCGACGAGATCGCAACGTCGGACGGCAAAATCCTCTACCGCCACGACCGGGATGCGCAGCCGCCCCGCCGGGTGCTGCCGGCCGCCGTCGCCGCCGAGCTCAACGACAGCCTTGCCAATGTGGTCGCGCACGGCACCGCGCGCCGCGCGATCATCGAGGGCGTCCCTGCCGCCGGCAAGACCGGCACCACCCAGTCCTATCGCGACGCCTGGTTCGTCGGCTTCACCGGCAACTACGTCGCGACGGTCTGGTACGGCAACGACGACTTCTCGTCGACGAAACGCATGACGGGCGGTTCCCTGCCCGCGCAGACCTGGCACGACATCATGGCCCCGATCCATGCCGGACTGCAGCCGCGCCCCATCCCGGGTGTCGACGGCGCGTCCGACATGCCGGACGCCATCGCCGGGCTCCAGCCCGTCCAGTCGGCCTCGCCGCTGGTCGAACTGCGCACCGACAGGCTCTCCGCCGGCGGCCTGACCGTCATTGCCGACATCGGCCAGCTCATGGACGCGCGCCGGCAGACGCTCGTTGCCGGTGGGGGCCTCACGCCCCTGCAGCCACCGCCGGACGGCCTTGCCAAGGAAGACGCCGTGGGCGGCCCTTTCCTGCCGATCGATCCACCGGACGGGGGAACACGGTCGAGCACGGCAAGAATCATCACACTGCAGCCCTGA
- a CDS encoding YcgN family cysteine cluster protein, translating into MVNPTPENENDPPFWKVKSLDEMTMPEWESLCDGCARCCLNKLEDEDTGEIAWTDIACLLLDGESCRCRDYPNRQKTVPDCIPLDPETVRSLSWLPPTCGYRLIDEGRELYWWHPLVSGDPDTVHAAGVSVRGRTVREEDWPLEHWEERLVDWPLKVPKAARRNAKKADPVE; encoded by the coding sequence ATGGTAAACCCGACACCCGAGAATGAGAACGATCCGCCCTTCTGGAAGGTGAAATCGCTCGACGAGATGACGATGCCGGAGTGGGAAAGCCTCTGCGACGGCTGTGCGCGCTGCTGCCTGAACAAGCTTGAGGACGAGGACACCGGCGAGATCGCCTGGACCGACATCGCCTGCCTTCTGCTGGACGGCGAAAGCTGCCGCTGCCGCGATTACCCGAACCGCCAGAAGACTGTGCCGGACTGTATTCCGCTCGACCCGGAGACCGTGCGCTCGCTGTCCTGGCTGCCGCCGACCTGCGGCTATCGGCTGATCGACGAGGGCAGGGAGCTCTACTGGTGGCATCCGCTCGTTTCGGGTGATCCGGATACGGTTCATGCGGCGGGCGTCTCTGTCCGGGGCCGGACCGTCAGGGAAGAGGATTGGCCGCTGGAGCATTGGGAGGAGCGCCTCGTCGACTGGCCGTTGAAGGTGCCGAAGGCGGCGCGGCGAAACGCGAAGAAGGCCGATCCGGTCGAGTGA
- a CDS encoding DNA-packaging protein: protein MAQCWRTGHLPAILSSLDRSTLERLASDWWLLGRLDQLPPPGDWTVWLVLGGRGAGKTRTGAEWVRGVVGGRPPFAAMPAGRIALVGETFADVRDVMIEGVSGLLTIHSRTDRPVWSPSRRLLEWPNGAIAQAFSAEDPEALRGPQFDAAWADELAKWRHPDAAWDMLQFGLRLGEQPRQVVTTTPRPIPLLRRLMAAPLTAMSHAKTSANAAFLAPGFLTAITGRYQGTRLGRQELDGEFLEDRPDALWQRDQIEAIRIDGRPELSRIVIAVDPPASSTRRSDACGIVAAGVDASGIGFVLADASIQGARPEVWARRAVGLYHAEEADALVAEVNQGGDMVAAVIREIDAGVPVREVRATRGKWLRAEPVAALYAQGRVRHASTFPELEDEMTDFGLDGLSGGRSPDRLDALVWALTFLMLRDAAAPRVRSLR from the coding sequence TTGGCGCAATGCTGGCGGACCGGACATCTGCCTGCGATCCTCTCGTCGCTGGATCGGAGCACGCTGGAGCGGCTGGCGAGTGACTGGTGGCTGCTCGGCCGCCTCGACCAGTTGCCGCCGCCCGGCGACTGGACCGTCTGGCTGGTGCTTGGCGGACGCGGCGCCGGCAAGACACGCACGGGCGCCGAATGGGTTCGCGGCGTCGTCGGCGGCAGGCCGCCCTTCGCGGCCATGCCGGCCGGGCGGATCGCGCTGGTGGGGGAGACCTTTGCCGACGTGCGCGATGTGATGATCGAGGGCGTTTCCGGGTTGCTGACGATCCATTCGCGGACGGATCGCCCGGTCTGGTCGCCGAGCCGGCGGCTCCTGGAGTGGCCGAACGGGGCAATCGCGCAGGCGTTTTCGGCGGAAGATCCGGAAGCGCTGCGCGGACCGCAGTTCGATGCCGCCTGGGCCGATGAACTGGCCAAATGGCGCCATCCGGACGCTGCCTGGGACATGTTGCAATTCGGCCTGCGCCTTGGCGAGCAACCGCGGCAGGTGGTGACGACGACGCCGCGCCCGATCCCCTTGCTGCGGCGCCTGATGGCAGCGCCCCTGACCGCGATGAGCCATGCAAAGACGAGCGCCAACGCGGCCTTTCTGGCGCCAGGCTTCCTGACCGCGATCACCGGTCGCTATCAGGGAACGCGCCTTGGACGGCAGGAACTCGACGGCGAATTTCTGGAGGACAGGCCCGACGCGCTCTGGCAGCGCGACCAGATCGAGGCGATCCGGATCGACGGCCGGCCGGAACTGTCTCGCATCGTGATCGCGGTCGACCCGCCGGCAAGTTCCACACGGCGCTCGGATGCCTGCGGCATCGTTGCGGCCGGGGTCGATGCGTCCGGGATTGGCTTCGTACTGGCGGACGCCTCCATTCAGGGCGCGCGGCCGGAAGTCTGGGCGCGGCGGGCGGTCGGCCTTTATCATGCCGAGGAGGCCGACGCGCTGGTGGCCGAGGTGAACCAGGGCGGCGACATGGTGGCCGCCGTCATCCGCGAGATCGACGCCGGCGTGCCGGTGCGCGAGGTGCGGGCAACGCGTGGCAAGTGGCTGCGCGCCGAACCGGTGGCCGCGCTATATGCCCAGGGACGGGTGCGCCATGCCAGCACCTTCCCGGAACTGGAAGACGAAATGACCGACTTCGGCCTCGACGGCCTGTCGGGCGGCCGATCGCCCGACCGGTTGGACGCGCTCGTCTGGGCGCTCACCTTCCTGATGCTGCGGGACGCTGCCGCGCCGCGTGTACGCAGCCTCCGTTAA
- a CDS encoding phage portal protein, translated as MVFSFLRRALGAGERADARHEVGLQKAPSQEKASRTGAVIALSGTGRAVWTPRDYARLTREGFTKNPVVYRAVRLLAEAVGSVPLLLTKDGVEQETHPALDLLKAPNPTCSRADFLEALIGYLLLSGNAYVEMVRLGGPPSELYALRPDRMRVVAGSDGWPAGFDYTAGGRTVQFREGADGVMPVLHLRLAHPLDDHYGLAPLEAAQTSLDIHNAAATWNKALLDNAARPSGALVYQGTGGLTDEQFERLKQELAEGYEGATNAGRPMLLEGGLDWKMMSLSPRDMDFMEARNGAARDIALAFGVPPMLLGIPGDATYANYAEANRAFWRQAVLPLVMRVSERLATWLGQAYGETLALVPDTDQITALASERGELWARVSAADFLTVNEKRAALGYGPLPGGDGGPTATGTRSKEASLG; from the coding sequence ATGGTCTTTTCCTTTCTTCGCCGAGCCCTCGGGGCCGGGGAGCGGGCCGATGCGCGCCATGAAGTCGGCCTGCAGAAGGCCCCTTCCCAGGAGAAGGCATCGCGCACCGGCGCTGTCATCGCGCTTTCCGGCACGGGGCGTGCGGTCTGGACGCCGCGCGACTATGCCAGGCTGACCCGTGAGGGCTTCACCAAAAATCCGGTGGTCTACCGGGCCGTGCGCTTGTTGGCGGAGGCGGTCGGCAGCGTGCCGCTGCTTCTCACGAAGGATGGTGTGGAACAGGAGACGCATCCGGCCCTCGATCTCCTGAAGGCGCCGAACCCGACGTGCTCGCGCGCCGACTTCCTCGAGGCCCTGATCGGCTATCTGCTTCTTTCTGGCAATGCCTATGTCGAGATGGTGCGGCTCGGCGGGCCGCCGAGCGAACTCTATGCCCTTCGCCCCGACCGCATGCGTGTCGTTGCCGGCAGCGACGGTTGGCCCGCCGGTTTCGACTACACGGCCGGTGGTCGTACGGTCCAGTTCCGCGAGGGGGCGGACGGCGTCATGCCGGTCCTGCACCTGAGGCTCGCCCATCCGCTCGACGACCATTATGGGCTCGCACCGCTGGAGGCGGCCCAGACCAGCCTCGACATCCATAACGCCGCCGCGACCTGGAACAAGGCGCTGCTGGACAACGCCGCAAGGCCGTCCGGCGCGCTCGTCTACCAGGGGACGGGCGGACTGACGGACGAGCAGTTCGAACGGCTGAAACAGGAACTCGCTGAGGGCTACGAGGGCGCGACGAACGCCGGCCGTCCGATGCTTCTGGAAGGCGGGCTCGACTGGAAGATGATGTCGCTGAGCCCGCGCGACATGGACTTCATGGAGGCGCGCAACGGCGCGGCGAGGGACATCGCACTCGCCTTCGGCGTGCCGCCGATGCTGCTGGGCATTCCGGGCGATGCAACCTATGCGAATTATGCCGAGGCGAACCGGGCCTTCTGGCGGCAGGCTGTTCTGCCTCTCGTCATGCGTGTGTCCGAGCGCCTTGCTACGTGGCTCGGCCAGGCCTATGGCGAGACCCTCGCGCTCGTGCCCGACACCGATCAGATCACGGCGCTGGCGTCCGAGCGCGGCGAGCTCTGGGCGCGGGTGAGCGCGGCCGACTTCCTGACCGTGAACGAGAAGCGCGCCGCACTCGGCTATGGCCCGCTGCCCGGGGGCGACGGCGGACCCACCGCGACGGGTACGCGGAGCAAGGAAGCAAGCCTTGGATGA
- a CDS encoding HK97 family phage prohead protease has product MGPVEVLATTPPERCVAPVAHAVDGATGRFSGYASLFGVADLSGDIILPGAFAASLRRRGLDGVKLLYQHDVREPIGRWLSVREDATGLFVEGELQLQVARAAEAWALLRSGILDGLSIGFRAMRADRNRAGGHRHLTEIDLWEVSLVTFPMQPGARVTEVRGGEASVGAVAARRLPNGPSQPLARTIRRAAGRLKTSLR; this is encoded by the coding sequence ATGGGCCCGGTCGAGGTCTTGGCGACGACCCCACCGGAGCGGTGCGTCGCGCCGGTGGCTCACGCAGTCGATGGAGCAACAGGTCGGTTCAGCGGCTATGCCAGCCTCTTCGGCGTGGCCGATCTTTCCGGCGACATCATCCTGCCGGGCGCCTTCGCTGCCAGCCTCCGGCGACGGGGACTGGATGGCGTGAAGCTTCTCTACCAGCACGACGTGCGCGAGCCGATCGGCCGCTGGCTGTCGGTCCGGGAGGACGCGACGGGCCTCTTCGTCGAGGGCGAGCTTCAGTTACAGGTTGCAAGGGCGGCGGAAGCCTGGGCCCTTCTGCGGTCGGGCATTCTCGACGGGCTTTCGATCGGGTTTCGCGCTATGCGGGCGGACCGGAATCGTGCCGGCGGGCATCGTCATCTCACCGAGATCGACCTTTGGGAGGTCTCGCTGGTGACCTTTCCGATGCAGCCGGGTGCCCGCGTGACCGAGGTTCGCGGTGGGGAGGCGAGTGTCGGCGCCGTGGCGGCGAGGCGCCTGCCGAATGGCCCATCGCAGCCGCTGGCAAGGACAATCCGGCGGGCGGCAGGTCGGCTGAAGACGTCGCTCCGCTGA
- a CDS encoding phage major capsid protein, with the protein MSIDDVTPSARAGSEDVSAAFNDFMSAFEDFRSVNDARLGELERRAVDPLTVEKLERIERALDERKADLDRLTTRALRPPMGGQRERGAAAEAHVLEHRDAFHAYMRSGADNGLKSLEAKALSVGSGPDGGYLVPDETEAEIGRRLAALSPIRALSTVRTVSSATYKKPFSISGPAVGWVGETAARPQTGGPTLAELTYPTMELYAMPAATQTLLDDAAVDVDAWLADEIEQAFAAQEGTAFVTGDGSSKPTGFLSVTTVAEESWAWGKLGYVLTGASGAFASASPADALVDLVYSLKAGYRQNANFVLNRSTQAAVRKLKDADGNYLWQPPATADGRASLLSFPVAEVEDMPDIGANMMAIAFGDFRRGYLVVDRTGVRVLRDPYSAKPYVLFYTTKRVGGGVQDFDAIKLLKFGTA; encoded by the coding sequence ATGAGCATCGATGATGTGACCCCTTCCGCGCGCGCCGGCTCCGAGGACGTGTCGGCTGCCTTCAACGACTTCATGAGCGCCTTCGAGGACTTTCGCTCGGTGAACGATGCCCGGCTCGGCGAGCTGGAGCGCCGGGCGGTCGATCCGCTGACGGTGGAAAAGCTTGAGCGCATCGAACGCGCGCTTGACGAGCGCAAGGCCGATCTGGATCGCCTGACGACCCGCGCCCTGCGTCCGCCGATGGGCGGACAGCGTGAGCGCGGCGCCGCCGCCGAGGCGCATGTGCTGGAGCATCGCGACGCCTTTCACGCCTACATGCGCTCCGGCGCTGACAACGGTCTGAAGAGCCTGGAGGCCAAGGCGCTGTCGGTCGGCTCCGGCCCCGATGGCGGCTATCTGGTGCCCGACGAGACGGAGGCTGAGATCGGCCGCCGGCTCGCGGCGCTCTCGCCGATCCGCGCGCTGTCGACCGTGCGCACTGTATCGTCGGCGACCTACAAGAAGCCCTTCTCGATTTCCGGCCCGGCTGTCGGCTGGGTGGGCGAGACGGCGGCGCGACCGCAGACGGGCGGCCCGACGCTCGCTGAACTGACCTATCCTACCATGGAGCTCTATGCCATGCCGGCGGCGACCCAGACGCTGCTGGACGATGCGGCCGTCGACGTCGATGCCTGGCTTGCCGACGAGATCGAGCAGGCCTTCGCCGCGCAGGAGGGGACGGCTTTCGTCACCGGCGACGGATCGTCGAAGCCGACCGGCTTCCTCAGCGTGACGACGGTGGCCGAGGAGAGCTGGGCCTGGGGCAAGCTCGGATACGTGCTGACCGGCGCGAGCGGCGCCTTTGCCTCCGCCTCGCCGGCGGACGCCCTCGTCGATCTCGTCTACTCGCTCAAGGCCGGCTATCGCCAGAACGCCAACTTCGTTCTGAACAGGTCGACCCAGGCGGCCGTCCGCAAGCTCAAGGACGCCGACGGAAACTATCTCTGGCAGCCCCCCGCGACCGCCGATGGCCGGGCGAGCCTGTTGAGCTTCCCCGTCGCCGAGGTGGAGGACATGCCGGACATCGGTGCGAACATGATGGCGATCGCCTTCGGCGACTTCCGCCGCGGCTATCTCGTGGTCGACCGGACCGGCGTGCGTGTCCTGCGCGATCCCTATTCGGCCAAGCCCTATGTGCTCTTCTACACGACCAAGCGGGTCGGCGGCGGCGTCCAGGATTTCGACGCGATCAAGCTTTTGAAGTTCGGCACGGCCTGA
- a CDS encoding head-tail connector protein produces the protein MPAELLVAPAVEPLTLGEAKLFLRLDGSDEDDLVTAFILAARLAVEQLSRRLLIDQTWRVTFDRVPKSRLLKLPLMPVRSVVSLSVVDADGASTTVDPSAYETDFTGGEARIAVTDPTLPGVRLAGIEVRVQAGYGTAAEDVPEPLRQAMRLLVAHWYEHRGDVAANGIPDAVVSLLQPFRRLGLGA, from the coding sequence ATGCCTGCCGAACTTCTCGTGGCGCCTGCCGTCGAGCCGCTGACGCTTGGCGAGGCGAAGCTCTTCCTGCGGCTGGACGGCAGCGACGAGGACGATCTCGTGACCGCCTTCATTCTTGCGGCGCGGCTTGCCGTGGAGCAGTTGTCGCGGCGGCTTCTGATCGATCAGACCTGGCGCGTGACCTTCGACCGGGTGCCGAAGTCGCGGCTGTTGAAGCTTCCGCTGATGCCGGTCCGCAGCGTCGTTTCGCTCAGTGTCGTGGATGCGGACGGGGCGAGCACGACGGTCGATCCCTCCGCCTATGAGACGGATTTTACGGGCGGCGAGGCTCGAATTGCCGTCACGGATCCGACGCTACCAGGCGTCCGGCTTGCCGGCATCGAGGTTCGTGTTCAGGCCGGTTACGGCACCGCGGCCGAGGATGTGCCCGAGCCTCTGCGCCAGGCCATGCGGCTGTTGGTGGCGCACTGGTACGAGCACCGCGGCGATGTGGCCGCGAACGGCATTCCCGACGCGGTTGTCAGCCTGCTCCAGCCATTCCGCCGTCTGGGGCTTGGCGCATGA
- a CDS encoding phage head closure protein — translation MSEVVSIGALRHRLSVEEPVETADALGGATILHVVTGDTWAAIRAKSLAEKLDAADRLGGVVTHEIVLRADVSVRAGWRLSGGGRRFRVLSVASPNDGGGFLRCLAEEESG, via the coding sequence ATGAGCGAGGTCGTTTCCATTGGCGCCCTGCGCCACCGCCTGTCGGTGGAGGAGCCCGTCGAGACGGCGGATGCGCTTGGTGGCGCCACGATCCTCCATGTCGTCACGGGCGATACCTGGGCGGCTATTCGGGCGAAGTCGCTCGCTGAGAAGCTGGATGCCGCCGACCGGCTGGGCGGGGTCGTGACGCACGAGATCGTCCTTCGCGCCGACGTTTCCGTCAGGGCCGGATGGCGGCTTTCCGGCGGCGGACGCCGATTCCGGGTGCTGTCGGTCGCAAGTCCCAACGATGGCGGCGGCTTCCTGCGCTGTCTTGCCGAGGAGGAAAGCGGATGA
- a CDS encoding DUF3168 domain-containing protein — MTQMIASGFCAGMAALQQALRTLLLADGALASLVGTRIHDGPPARTGDLPFLAFANAEARDWSTGDAGGQRVDLKLEAVSREGGRAEALAVIEAVEAAVAASGIDPAGVTLVLLRTDRMGVERLSDGRTWRASLTLRALIEA, encoded by the coding sequence ATGACGCAAATGATCGCCTCGGGCTTTTGCGCAGGCATGGCGGCGCTGCAGCAGGCGCTGCGAACGCTGCTTCTCGCCGATGGTGCGCTGGCATCGCTTGTCGGCACGCGCATTCACGACGGGCCTCCGGCGCGGACCGGAGACTTGCCCTTTCTCGCCTTCGCCAATGCCGAAGCGCGCGACTGGAGCACGGGCGATGCCGGCGGCCAACGGGTTGACCTGAAACTCGAGGCCGTCTCGCGCGAAGGCGGACGGGCCGAGGCGCTGGCCGTGATCGAAGCGGTGGAGGCGGCGGTGGCCGCAAGCGGCATCGATCCGGCCGGCGTGACGCTCGTGCTGCTGCGGACGGACCGGATGGGTGTCGAGCGCCTGTCGGACGGCCGGACCTGGCGCGCCAGCCTCACCCTTCGCGCACTGATCGAAGCCTGA
- a CDS encoding phage major tail protein, TP901-1 family, whose protein sequence is MTAQAGRDLLLKVDTSGGGTYTTVAGLRARRIAFNASAVDVTDAESSGRWRELLAGAGVRRASLSGSGIFKDAASDADVRQLFFDGSIRNWRIVIPDLGQIDGAFQITALEYAGNHDGEVTYEIGLESAGALAFTSL, encoded by the coding sequence ATGACGGCACAAGCAGGCCGCGACCTTCTGTTGAAGGTCGACACGAGCGGCGGCGGCACCTACACCACCGTGGCGGGCCTGCGCGCCCGGCGCATTGCCTTCAACGCCTCGGCGGTGGACGTCACCGACGCCGAATCGAGCGGCCGCTGGCGCGAATTGCTCGCTGGCGCCGGTGTCCGGCGGGCAAGTCTTTCCGGCAGCGGCATTTTTAAGGACGCGGCCTCCGATGCGGACGTTCGTCAGCTCTTCTTCGACGGCAGCATTCGCAACTGGCGCATCGTGATCCCCGATTTAGGCCAGATCGACGGCGCATTCCAGATCACCGCCCTCGAATACGCCGGCAACCACGACGGCGAGGTGACCTATGAAATAGGCCTCGAATCGGCCGGTGCGCTGGCCTTCACCAGCCTTTGA
- a CDS encoding gene transfer agent family protein codes for MANRHRGEIEAEIGGRRRILCLTLGALAGLEHAFGAEDMTALAERFSAGRLKASDATVIIAAGLAGAGEPMTADEVAAMRIEGGAVGAARIVVDLLGATFGTEVADDSTARP; via the coding sequence ATGGCGAACCGGCATCGCGGTGAGATCGAGGCTGAGATCGGCGGTCGGCGGCGTATCCTCTGCCTGACGCTCGGGGCGCTGGCCGGCCTGGAGCATGCCTTCGGCGCCGAGGACATGACTGCGCTGGCGGAGCGCTTTTCCGCAGGTCGGCTGAAAGCCTCCGATGCGACGGTGATCATTGCGGCGGGTCTGGCCGGTGCCGGTGAGCCAATGACAGCCGACGAGGTTGCCGCAATGAGGATCGAGGGCGGCGCTGTCGGCGCGGCGCGGATCGTCGTGGACCTGCTCGGCGCGACCTTCGGCACGGAGGTGGCCGACGACAGCACGGCGCGCCCTTGA